The following coding sequences are from one Gossypium raimondii isolate GPD5lz chromosome 4, ASM2569854v1, whole genome shotgun sequence window:
- the LOC105779532 gene encoding uncharacterized protein LOC105779532 produces MKPMETIQDLIDEAKVRTVWWVIAIFAVTYFLSHTSTSMWMNLPVAVLILSALRILTNEVEFRWKIKSVRPQTYLSHLEKKQLSVNDYRLSSTPPPPKWKRKIDSPMVESAMNEFIGKILKDFVTDLWYSEITPDRETPELMRAVILDAIGEISGRVKRINLVDLLTRDIVDLIGDHLDLFRRNQAAIGVDVMVTLSSEERDERLKHHLLVSEELHPALISPESEYKVIQKLVGGILAIVLRPREAQCPLVRTIAREIVTCLVLQPLLKLASPGYINEVIEHVLLAIKDDTNKMVVGSDQPSVGVHGDDSTSYKKSSSNSQGADLTLARIDDRKETYSDCNRYEEESVQPRPADWARILEAATQRRTEVLAPENLENMWTKGRNYKKKNKHEKAGFQESITKDSVTKSAVLTGNSGSEISTSKFGTSTGREEKNVMQLMPGLSNDTQLCDDNTTGTKLELEFNKSSSFEGDHLVGKHTDASKQAADGNKNRLRRSSSTSDLKVKPDIKKALTGDIGRPISEFYSHDVGRHSEEYSGKIASNMVLHNEEPHTPKLTCRVIGAYFEKLKSKPFAVYSISVTDAENRTWFVKRRYSNFERLHRHLKEIPNYTLHLPPKTIFSSSTEDALVHQRCIQLDKYLQDLLSKANVAEQHEVWDFLSVSSKNYSFGKSSSVMRTLAVNVDDAVDDIVRQFRGVSDGLMRKVVGSSSLPIEASSSADRTLSWNADEMAKDISRQSNLETVNSASDNDERYKDGSHDQDDRSGPQGHGSHSEDELKSKSLPPKVIEQGGEPDNFVPEKQDLGVKPELLGQGGFPEVKFSSTSSPWEDPVGMPPEWTPPNVSVPLLNLVDKVFQLKRRGWLRRQVFWISKQILQLVMEDAIDDWLLRQIYWLRREDTVALGIRWVQDVLWPGGTFFTKLVNIQSKFGDTQQPNQQLSGTSSQFSGSNVSKPGSFEQQLEATRRASDIKKMLFDGAPTTLVSLIGHKQYRRCARDIYYFTQSTICVKQLAFAILELLLVSIFPEMRELVKDLHGKKQIKVA; encoded by the exons atgAAGCCGATGGAGACGATACAGGATCTGATCGACGAAGCCAAAGTACGGACAGTTTGGTGGGTCATAGCAATCTTTGCCGTCACTTACTTCTTGTCTC ATACAAGTACATCAATGTGGATGAATTTACCTGTAGCAGTTCTTATACTGTCGGCATTGCGAATTTTAACTAATGAGGTTGAGTTCAGATGGAAAATTAAATCAGTTCGTCCGCAAACTTATTTATCTCATTTGGAGAAGAAACAGTTGTCTGTGAATGATTACCGGCTTTCTAGCACACCACCTCCGCCCAAGTGGAAGAGGAAAATTGATTCTCCTATGGTGGAGTCAGCTATGAATGAGTTTATTGGTAAAATACTCAAGGATTTTGTTACTGATTTATGGTATTCGGAGATCACTCCAGATAGGGAGACCCCTGAATTGATGCGTGCGGTGATTTTGGATGCTATTGGTGAAATATCAGGAAGGGTGAAAAGGATAAACCTTGTTGATTTGCTAACAAG GGATATAGTTGATTTGATAGGGGACCACTTGGATCTCTTTAGAAGAAATCAAGCTGCAATAGGTGTTGATGTTATGGTAACATTGTCATCTGAGGAGAGGGATGAAAGACTGAAACACCATCTTCTGGTTTCTGAAGAGCTTCATCCTGCATTGATTTCACCAGAGAGTGAGTACAAG GTTATTCAGAAGCTTGTCGGTGGAATTTTAGCAATAGTATTGAGACCACGAGAAGCTCAATGTCCTCTGGTTCGAACTATTGCCCGTGAGATTGTAACTTGCTTGGTATTGCAACCTCTTTTGAAATTGGCAAGCCCTGG GTATATCAATGAAGTGATTGAACATGTTCTACTTGCCATTAAAGATGATACAAATAAGATGGTGGTTGGTTCTGATCAGCCTTCAGTAGGAGTACATGGTGACGATTCTACCTCATATAAAAAATCTTCCTCAAACAGTCAAGGAGCTGATTTGACTTTGGCTAGAATTGATGATAGGAAAGAAACATATTCAGATTGTAACAGATATGAGGAAGAATCAGTACAGCCTCGACCAGCTGATTGGGCTCGAATATTAGAGGCAGCAACTCAAAGAAGAACTGAAGTTCTTGCCCCTGAAAATCTTGAAAACATGTGGACTAAAGGAAGAAACTAcaaaaagaagaacaaacatGAAAAAGCAGGATTTCAAGAATCTATTACAAAGGATTCTGTGACAAAGAGTGCAGTATTAACAGGGAATTCAGGCAGTGAAATCTCTACCAGCAAGTTTGGAACTTCAACTGGAAGGGAAGAGAAAAATGTGATGCAGCTGATGCCTGGTTTAAGTAATGACACTCAGTTATGTGATGATAACACTACCGGCACGAAGTTGGAATTGGAGTTTAACAAGTCATCATCATTTGAAGGAGATCATCTTGTCGGAAAACATACTGATGCCAGCAAGCAAGCTGCTGATGGAAATAAGAATAGGCTTAGGAGATCCAGCAGTACCTCTGACTTGAAAGTTAAACCTGATATAAAGAAGGCACTTACAGGAGATATTGGAAGGCCAATTTCTGAGTTCTACAGCCATGATGTTGGCAGGCATAGTGAAGAATATAGTGGCAAGATTGCCTCTAATATGGTGCTTCACAATGAGGAACCACACACTCCAAAACTTACATGTCGG GTTATTGGAGCATACTTTGAGAAACTTAAATCAAAACCATTCGCAGTTTATTCAATTTCTGTGACAGATGCAGAAAACAGAACTTGGTTTGTCAAGAGAAG atacAGTAACTTTGAACGGTTGCATAGACATCTTAAAGAAATTCCTAATTATACATTGCATTTACCTCCCAAAACGATATTTTCATCAAGCACTGAGGATGCTTTAGTTCATCAGCGCTGCATTCAGCTTGACAAATATCTACAA GATCTGTTGTCTAAAGCCAACGTGGCTGAACAGCATGAAGTGTGGGATTTTTTAAGTGTTTCCTCAAAG AATTACTCGTTTGGAAAATCTTCTTCGGTGATGAGAACCCTTGCAG TCAATGTGGATGATGCTGTGGACGACATCGTACGCCAGTTTAGAGGAGTATCAGATGGCTTAATGCGCAAAGTTGTCGGTTCATCTTCTCTTCCTATTGAAGCCTCTTCTTCAGCTGACAGGACCTTGTCATGGAATGCAGATGAGATGGCTAAGGACATTTCTAGGCAAAGTAACTTAGAAACAGTGAATAGTGCTTCTGACAATGACGAACGGTACAAGGATGGTAGCCATGATCAGGATGATAGATCTGGTCCACAAGGTCATGGCTCGCATTCAGAGGATGAATTGAAGTCAAAGAGTTTGCCACCAAAGGTGATAGAACAAGGTGGAGAACCTGACAATTTTGTTCCTGAGAAACAGGATTTAGGTGTGAAACCTGAATTACTTGGCCAGGGTGGATTTCCTGaagtaaaattttcatcaaCATCCAGCCCTTGGGAGGATCCAGTTGGAATGCCCCCCGAG TGGACACCACCTAATGTGAGTGTACCTTTGCTGAATCTAGTTGATAAGGTGTTTCAGCTGAAGAGAAGAGGCTGGCTAAG AAGACAGGTCTTTTGGATATCTAAGCAAATATTACAGCTGGTTATGGAGGATGCCATTGATGACTGGCTTTTGAGGCAGATTTATTGGCTTCGGAGGGAAGACACTGTTGCCCTAGGGATTCGATGGGTTCAAGAT GTTCTATGGCCAGGTGGTACGTTCTTTACAAAATTGGTGAACATTCAGAGCAAATTTGGTGATACCCAACAGCCGAACCAGCAACTTTCAGGGACCTCCAGCCAGTTTAGTGGGAGTAATGTCTCTAAACCTGGGTCCTTTGAGCAACAACTTGAGGCTACTCGTAGAGCTAGTGACATCAAAAAAATGCTTTTTG ATGGAGCTCCGACGACCTTAGTTAGCTTGATCGGGCATAAACAATATCGACGGTGTGCAAGAGACATTTATTATTTCACTCAG TCCACTATATGTGTGAAGCAACTTGCTTTTGCGATATTAGAACTTCTACTCGTATCTATTTTCCCCGAGATGCGGGAACTTGTGAAGGATCTTCATGGCAAGAAACAAATTAAAGTCGCGTAG
- the LOC105778846 gene encoding pollen-specific leucine-rich repeat extensin-like protein 3, with amino-acid sequence MSLIDNPMYKLQILQAFGCFLLFSSLFSLLPTSTTFALTDAEAAYIVRRQLKTLPPNDELPPEVEYEVKVSLTFSNQRLKKAYIGLQALKKAIYSDPMNKTGDWVGSNVCNYTGVFCSEALDDKTLTVVSGVDLNHADIAAHFPAEMGYLTDLALIHLNSNRFCGIVPKTMSRLKLMYEFDISNNRFVGPFPEVALSWPTIRFIDLRYNNFEGSIPPELFEKNLDALFLNNNRFKSTIPKAIGKSTVSVVTFANNKFEGCIPHSIGKMSNLNEIIFMNNNLVGCFPEEVGMLTNVTIFDASSNAFTGSLPESLAGMKNIESLDLSHNKLTGTVPENVCKLPKLSNFTFSRNYFQNEPNDCQVPSKKDIVFDDTYNCLPGRPKQRSTKECQPVISQLVDCSKDKCAGGGGRSPHKPKHKPKPNPEPQQPKQPHPPTPVHHHPPPSPPKESPKTPIKQAGKEEVSPLERSRPPAPPIHPPPVSSPPPVHSPPPPVKPPPAPVYSPPPPVHSPPPPVKSPPPRPTEGIHLPPNLGFQYSSPPPPMFPGY; translated from the coding sequence ATGTCCCTCATTGACAATCCTATGTATAAGCTTCAAATATTACAGGCCTTtggttgttttcttttattctcttctcTCTTCTCTTTATTACCAACATCCACCACCTTTGCATTAACCGATGCAGAAGCGGCCTACATTGTTCGCCGCCAGCTTAAGACTCTTCCTCCTAACGATGAACTCCCTCCGGAAGTCGAATATGAGGTTAAAGTATCATTAACGTTTTCCAACCAGAGGCTGAAGAAAGCATACATCGGCCTTCAGGCTTTGAAAAAGGCTATATACTCTGATCCTATGAACAAGACTGGCGATTGGGTAGGCTCCAATGTGTGCAATTACACCGGCGTGTTTTGTTCCGAGGCGTTGGATGACAAGACCTTAACTGTGGTTTCAGGGGTTGATCTTAATCATGCTGACATCGCGGCACACTTTCCAGCTGAGATGGGGTACCTGACTGATCTCGCGTTGATCCATTTAAATTCCAATAGGTTCTGTGGGATTGTACCTAAAACGATGTCTAGACTAAAGTTGATGTATGAATTTGATATCAGCAATAATCGTTTTGTCGGTCCTTTCCCTGAAGTTGCCCTTTCATGGCCTACCATTAGGTTCATTGATCTAAGGTACAACAACTTCGAAGGTAGCATACCGCCCGAACTCTTCGAAAAGAACTTGGATGCCTTGTTTTTGAACAACAATAGGTTCAAATCCACCATCCCTAAAGCGATCGGTAAATCAACCGTTTCCGTCGTGACGTTCGCCAATAACAAATTCGAAGGATGTATTCCACACAGTATCGGTAAGATGTCTAATTTGAACGAGATTATCTTTATGAACAACAACCTCGTCGGTTGTTTCCCAGAGGAAGTCGGGATGCTTACCAACGTAACGATATTCGACGCTAGCTCGAACGCATTCACGGGTTCATTGCCAGAAAGCCTTGCCGGTATGAAAAACATCGAATCCTTAGATCTTTCACACAACAAGCTAACCGGAACGGTGCCGGAAAATGTTTGTAAGTTGCCGAAGTTGTCTAATTTCACATTCTCTCGCAACTATTTCCAAAATGAGCCTAATGATTGTCAAGTACCTTCCAAGAAAGACATTGTGTTCGACGATACCTATAATTGTTTGCCTGGTCGACCAAAACAAAGATCAACTAAAGAATGCCAACCTGTAATAAGCCAACTTGTTGATTGTAGTAAGGATAAGTGTGCCGGCGGCGGGGGTAGGTCGCCacacaagccaaaacataaaCCAAAGCCAAACCCGGAACCTCAACAGCCTAAGCAACCACACCCGCCAACTCCGGTACACCATCATCCTCCACCATCACCACCTAAAGAATCTCCGAAGACTCCTATTAAACAAGCAGGTAAAGAAGAAGTATCCCCACTCGAGCGTTCTAGGCCACCAGCACCACCAATTCACCCTCCACCCGTCTCCTCACCACCACCTGTCCATTCTCCACCTCCACCGGTTAAGCCACCACCAGCACCAGTTTACTCCCCTCCACCACCTGTCCATTCTCCACCACCACCGGTTAA